In Minwuia thermotolerans, one genomic interval encodes:
- a CDS encoding 3-hydroxybenzoate 6-monooxygenase: MARAEHIIVAGGGIGGLAAALGLSSKGFRVTVLEQAPAFGEIGAGIQLGPNAFHAFDWLGVGEGARATAVYIDGLVLMDSLSDEEICRIPVDAPFRKRFGNPYAVCHRADLHKVLLDACAARPNVALLTDQRITDYTQDGDTVTVRTAAGGSHRGDILIGADGLRSAVRAQLVGDGEPRVSGHTTYRSVIPVERMPEELRWNAATLWAGPKCHIVHYPLSGWKLFNLVVTFHSDADEPVTGVPVDKDFVRKGFDHIADRPRAIIDLADDWRMWVLCDRDPDGNWVDGRVALLGDAAHPMLQYMAQGACMALEDAVCLSHMLDSHAEAGRALLAYHDMRVARTARVQLSSRLIGDHVYHAAGPVRLVRNQMLGGRDREQHYDSIAWLYGGTGLAP; the protein is encoded by the coding sequence ATGGCGCGGGCGGAACACATCATCGTCGCGGGCGGCGGCATCGGCGGCCTGGCAGCGGCGCTGGGGCTGTCGTCGAAGGGCTTCCGCGTCACGGTGCTGGAACAGGCCCCAGCCTTCGGCGAGATCGGCGCCGGCATCCAGCTCGGCCCCAACGCCTTCCATGCCTTCGACTGGCTGGGCGTCGGCGAGGGCGCGCGGGCGACGGCCGTCTACATCGACGGGCTGGTGCTGATGGACAGCCTGTCCGACGAGGAGATCTGCCGGATACCGGTCGACGCGCCCTTCCGCAAGCGTTTCGGCAACCCCTATGCCGTCTGCCACCGGGCGGATCTCCACAAGGTGCTGCTTGACGCCTGCGCGGCGCGGCCGAATGTGGCGCTGCTGACCGATCAGCGGATCACGGACTACACGCAGGACGGAGATACGGTCACGGTGCGCACCGCCGCGGGCGGAAGTCATCGCGGCGATATACTGATCGGCGCCGACGGTCTCCGCTCGGCGGTGCGCGCGCAGCTCGTCGGCGACGGCGAGCCCCGGGTCTCCGGCCACACCACCTACCGATCCGTCATTCCGGTCGAACGGATGCCCGAGGAATTGCGCTGGAACGCGGCGACGCTCTGGGCCGGGCCGAAATGCCATATCGTCCACTACCCGCTCAGCGGCTGGAAACTGTTCAACCTGGTGGTCACGTTCCATTCCGACGCCGACGAACCGGTGACCGGGGTTCCGGTGGACAAGGATTTCGTACGCAAGGGATTCGACCACATCGCCGACCGCCCCCGCGCCATCATCGACCTGGCCGACGACTGGCGGATGTGGGTGTTGTGCGACCGCGACCCTGACGGGAACTGGGTCGACGGGCGCGTGGCCCTGCTGGGCGATGCGGCGCATCCGATGCTGCAGTACATGGCGCAGGGCGCCTGCATGGCGCTGGAGGACGCGGTCTGCCTGTCGCACATGCTGGACAGCCATGCGGAAGCCGGGCGGGCCCTGCTGGCCTATCACGACATGCGTGTCGCGCGCACGGCCCGGGTTCAGCTCTCGTCGCGGCTGATAGGCGACCATGTCTACCATGCCGCCGGTCCGGTCCGGCTGGTCCGCAACCAGATGCTGGGCGGACGCGACCGTGAGCAGCACTACGACAGCATCGCGTGGCTATATGGCGGAACGGGCCTCGCGCCCTGA
- a CDS encoding cold-shock protein, producing the protein MAHEVAEKQTFEVGGRLKWFNYVKGYGFVTTPDGSDVFLHLSCLRKAGLSFIEEGSEIWCEVSDGPRGLQAVSVLQVRPATANEAAVAQSAARQPAGEPGRPAPEPVSGDLDSIVATVKWFNRIRGYGFLSVGENTPDIFLHIEVLRRAGLTSVQPGQQVQALVEEGDKGLMARQVDLISTGEPDSGSQSV; encoded by the coding sequence ATGGCTCACGAGGTCGCTGAAAAGCAGACGTTCGAAGTTGGCGGTCGCCTCAAGTGGTTCAACTACGTCAAGGGCTACGGGTTCGTGACCACCCCGGACGGTTCCGATGTCTTCCTGCATTTGTCGTGTTTGCGCAAGGCCGGGCTTTCCTTCATCGAGGAAGGCTCGGAAATCTGGTGCGAGGTCAGCGACGGCCCGCGCGGATTGCAGGCGGTTTCGGTGCTTCAGGTACGGCCCGCGACGGCGAACGAGGCGGCGGTCGCGCAATCCGCTGCGCGACAGCCTGCCGGCGAGCCCGGCCGGCCGGCCCCAGAGCCGGTATCGGGCGATCTGGATTCGATCGTCGCCACGGTGAAGTGGTTCAACCGTATCCGTGGATATGGCTTCCTCTCGGTGGGCGAGAATACGCCCGACATCTTCCTGCATATCGAGGTGCTGCGCCGCGCCGGCCTGACCAGCGTGCAGCCCGGCCAGCAGGTTCAGGCCCTGGTCGAGGAGGGTGACAAGGGCCTGATGGCCCGTCAGGTCGACCTGATATCCACCGGAGAACCGGACAGCGGCTCCCAGTCCGTCTGA